A single region of the Oncorhynchus kisutch isolate 150728-3 linkage group LG30, Okis_V2, whole genome shotgun sequence genome encodes:
- the znf622 gene encoding zinc finger protein 622 isoform X1, with product MNIPINYDDEPAPTKVHATTMSSYTCISCRVAFADGEVQRAHYKTDWHRYNLKRKVADMPPVTAENFQERVLAQRAATEQQVTGATVSEGCTTCNKKFSSSNAYQNHLQSHKHQQAEKQALLAAQKKVEMMNEKNLEKGLGDDGKVDHNAKNEALQQALKPPQRHNPEKAQASGVERPAADKAKPEKPPRLQWFEGQAKKMEGEELATAEEEEWEDVDGDNDMDDDDFEEDADETMEHEEGDGAASASPHHAVLPGAIPPTDCLFCPHHSHSLLKNLAHMTKVHSFFLPDLEFLINLKGLICYLGEKVGAGKVCLWCNEKGRSFYSTEAVQGHMTDKSHCKLFTDGDASLEFADFYDFRTSYPDQKEGDDAEMEDEELPDGKNIDYDDDTLELTLPSGAKIGHRSLMRYYKQRFGAPRTVALAHNRNAVGRVLRQYKALGWGGDMGKNSFHQNQKDMKFVQKMKSRWMLKIGMGNNSNKQTHFRLQVMF from the exons ATGAATATTCCCATTAACTACGACGACGAACCTGCCCCCACAAAAGTTCATG CCACAACCATGTCCTCGTATACCTGCATCAGCTGTCGTGTGGCCTTCGCAGATGGTGAGGTCCAGCGTGCCCACTACAAAACCGACTGGCACCGTTACAACCTGAAACGCAAAGTTGCCGACATGCCCCCTGTGACTGCAGAGAACTTCCAGGAGCGTGTGCTGGCGCAACGGGCCGCCACCGAACAACAGGTGACTGGCGCCACTGTCAGTGAGGGCTGTACCACGTGCAACAAGAAGTTTTCCAGCTCCAATGCCTACCAGAACCACCTGCAGTCCCACAAGCACCAGCAGGCAGAGAAGCAGGCCTTGCTGGCAGCCCAGAAGAAAGTGGAGATGATGAATGAGAAAAAcctggagaagggccttggggaCGACGGCAAGGTGGACCACAATGCCAAGAACGAAGCGCTACAACAGGCCCTAAAGCCGCCGCAACGGCACAATCCGGAAAAGGCCCAGGCTTCAGGAGTGGAGAGGCCAGCAGCGGATAAGGCCAAGCCGGAGAAACCGCCCAGGCTGCAATGGTTTGAGGGGCAAGcgaagaagatggagggagaggaattGGCCACAGCAGAGGAAG AAGAGTGGGAGGATGTGGATGGCGACAATGACATGGATGATGATGATTTCGAGGAAGATGCTGACGAAACCATGGAGCACGAGGAAGGGGATGGTGCTGCTTCGGCTTCCCCCCACCACGCCGTTCTACCAGGGGCCATCCCCCCCACGGACTGTTTGTTCTGCCCCCACCACTCTCACTCACTCCTCAAAAACCTGGCTCACATGACAAAAGTGCACAGCTTCTTCCTGCCCGACCTGGAATTTCTAATCAACCTCAAGGGACTAATTTGCTACCTGG GAGAGAAAGTGGGCGCTGGTAAGGTGTGTCTGTGGTGTAACGAGAAAGGCCGCTCCTTTTACTCCACTGAGGCAGTACAGGGCCACATGACCGACAAAAGCCACTGCAAGCTCTTCACTGACGGAGATGCATCGCTGGAGTTTGCCGACTTCTACGACTTCAG GACAAGTTATCCTGACCAGAAAGAGGGAGATGATGCTGAGATGGAGGATGAAGAGTTGCCGGACGGGAAGAACATAGACTACGATGATGATACGCTGGAGCTCACCCTTCCCTCAG GTGCTAAGATTGGCCACCGCTCTCTGATGCGATACTACAAGCAGCGTTTCGGCGCACCCAGGACTGTGGCGTTGGCCCACAACAGGAACGCAGTGGGTCGGGTACTCAGACAGTACAAGGCCCTGGGCTGGGGTGGAGACATGG GTAAAAACTCTTTCCATCAGAACCAGAAGGACATGAAGTTTGTCCAGAAGATGAAGTCAAGGTGGATGCTGAAGATAGGCATGGGCAACAACTCTAACAAACAGACCCACTTCAGGCTCCAAGTCATGTTCTAG
- the znf622 gene encoding zinc finger protein 622 isoform X2, whose protein sequence is MNIPINYDDEPAPTKVHATTMSSYTCISCRVAFADGEVQRAHYKTDWHRYNLKRKVADMPPVTAENFQERVLAQRAATEQQVTGATVSEGCTTCNKKFSSSNAYQNHLQSHKHQQAEKQALLAAQKKVEMMNEKNLEKGLGDDGKVDHNAKNEALQQALKPPQRHNPEKAQASGVERPAADKAKPEKPPRLQWFEGQAKKMEGEELATAEEEWEDVDGDNDMDDDDFEEDADETMEHEEGDGAASASPHHAVLPGAIPPTDCLFCPHHSHSLLKNLAHMTKVHSFFLPDLEFLINLKGLICYLGEKVGAGKVCLWCNEKGRSFYSTEAVQGHMTDKSHCKLFTDGDASLEFADFYDFRTSYPDQKEGDDAEMEDEELPDGKNIDYDDDTLELTLPSGAKIGHRSLMRYYKQRFGAPRTVALAHNRNAVGRVLRQYKALGWGGDMGKNSFHQNQKDMKFVQKMKSRWMLKIGMGNNSNKQTHFRLQVMF, encoded by the exons ATGAATATTCCCATTAACTACGACGACGAACCTGCCCCCACAAAAGTTCATG CCACAACCATGTCCTCGTATACCTGCATCAGCTGTCGTGTGGCCTTCGCAGATGGTGAGGTCCAGCGTGCCCACTACAAAACCGACTGGCACCGTTACAACCTGAAACGCAAAGTTGCCGACATGCCCCCTGTGACTGCAGAGAACTTCCAGGAGCGTGTGCTGGCGCAACGGGCCGCCACCGAACAACAGGTGACTGGCGCCACTGTCAGTGAGGGCTGTACCACGTGCAACAAGAAGTTTTCCAGCTCCAATGCCTACCAGAACCACCTGCAGTCCCACAAGCACCAGCAGGCAGAGAAGCAGGCCTTGCTGGCAGCCCAGAAGAAAGTGGAGATGATGAATGAGAAAAAcctggagaagggccttggggaCGACGGCAAGGTGGACCACAATGCCAAGAACGAAGCGCTACAACAGGCCCTAAAGCCGCCGCAACGGCACAATCCGGAAAAGGCCCAGGCTTCAGGAGTGGAGAGGCCAGCAGCGGATAAGGCCAAGCCGGAGAAACCGCCCAGGCTGCAATGGTTTGAGGGGCAAGcgaagaagatggagggagaggaattGGCCACAGCAGAGGAAG AGTGGGAGGATGTGGATGGCGACAATGACATGGATGATGATGATTTCGAGGAAGATGCTGACGAAACCATGGAGCACGAGGAAGGGGATGGTGCTGCTTCGGCTTCCCCCCACCACGCCGTTCTACCAGGGGCCATCCCCCCCACGGACTGTTTGTTCTGCCCCCACCACTCTCACTCACTCCTCAAAAACCTGGCTCACATGACAAAAGTGCACAGCTTCTTCCTGCCCGACCTGGAATTTCTAATCAACCTCAAGGGACTAATTTGCTACCTGG GAGAGAAAGTGGGCGCTGGTAAGGTGTGTCTGTGGTGTAACGAGAAAGGCCGCTCCTTTTACTCCACTGAGGCAGTACAGGGCCACATGACCGACAAAAGCCACTGCAAGCTCTTCACTGACGGAGATGCATCGCTGGAGTTTGCCGACTTCTACGACTTCAG GACAAGTTATCCTGACCAGAAAGAGGGAGATGATGCTGAGATGGAGGATGAAGAGTTGCCGGACGGGAAGAACATAGACTACGATGATGATACGCTGGAGCTCACCCTTCCCTCAG GTGCTAAGATTGGCCACCGCTCTCTGATGCGATACTACAAGCAGCGTTTCGGCGCACCCAGGACTGTGGCGTTGGCCCACAACAGGAACGCAGTGGGTCGGGTACTCAGACAGTACAAGGCCCTGGGCTGGGGTGGAGACATGG GTAAAAACTCTTTCCATCAGAACCAGAAGGACATGAAGTTTGTCCAGAAGATGAAGTCAAGGTGGATGCTGAAGATAGGCATGGGCAACAACTCTAACAAACAGACCCACTTCAGGCTCCAAGTCATGTTCTAG